In Kosmotoga arenicorallina S304, a genomic segment contains:
- a CDS encoding alpha/beta hydrolase has translation MIPLKREFSIAKLKRFLKITFAFALLVIGFVWSWAIVFLAILVLNIKTLYRALLGKLPLDVPESSLDKPESLVYKRSGNTNLKLDIFYPKDHTTSADKKYPIVFFAHGGGWVSGFRKQANNISWCKYLASRGFAVVSIDYRFGIVSHIDDILKDYSDALNFVRRKAEKLSLDQERIALMGLSAGGHLALQHATYHSYHDNQDEMKGIKCVVAWYAPSDLMDLWDDKVESLFARFAVSTTLKGLPARNEEDYIRYSPITWVSEKMIPVFLVHGSNDKVVPVDSSVKFFEKLLKNHVEAYLEIYNRADHAFEFELKTSKTIQLIEKTVRFLRSHL, from the coding sequence GTGATACCTTTGAAGAGAGAGTTCAGCATTGCAAAGCTGAAGCGATTTCTAAAAATTACCTTTGCTTTTGCTTTGTTAGTGATAGGCTTTGTGTGGAGTTGGGCAATTGTTTTTTTAGCCATTCTCGTTCTGAACATAAAAACATTGTATCGCGCTTTACTTGGCAAATTACCCCTTGATGTCCCTGAAAGTTCCCTGGATAAGCCAGAAAGCCTTGTTTATAAACGCAGCGGAAATACGAATTTGAAGCTGGATATTTTCTATCCAAAAGATCACACTACATCAGCAGACAAGAAATACCCAATTGTTTTTTTTGCACATGGCGGTGGCTGGGTAAGCGGTTTCAGGAAGCAGGCAAACAACATTTCCTGGTGTAAATATCTTGCTTCGAGGGGATTTGCCGTTGTTAGTATTGATTACCGCTTTGGCATTGTTTCACACATCGACGATATCCTGAAAGACTATTCAGATGCTTTGAATTTTGTTAGGAGAAAGGCGGAAAAATTGAGTCTAGATCAAGAAAGGATAGCACTGATGGGCCTTTCAGCCGGTGGGCATCTTGCGCTTCAACATGCTACCTATCATTCTTATCATGACAACCAGGACGAAATGAAAGGCATTAAATGTGTTGTGGCATGGTATGCCCCCTCAGATCTCATGGATCTGTGGGATGATAAGGTAGAATCGCTTTTTGCGCGCTTTGCGGTATCAACAACGCTCAAAGGATTGCCGGCACGAAATGAAGAAGATTACATTCGCTATTCTCCAATAACATGGGTATCTGAAAAAATGATACCGGTTTTTCTCGTTCATGGAAGCAACGATAAAGTAGTTCCAGTGGATTCTTCAGTAAAATTCTTCGAAAAGCTTCTAAAAAATCATGTTGAAGCCTACCTTGAGATTTACAATAGAGCCGACCATGCTTTTGAATTCGAGCTGAAAACTTCCAAAACGATACAGCTTATTGAAAAAACGGTTCGATTCCTGCGTTCACATCTGTGA
- a CDS encoding amidohydrolase family protein: protein MLLLRNLHIFSPENIGVNHVFICNEQICEISKSIIPGGIEYDTINFDPGKHFAVPGFIDGHVHLIGGGGEGGYITRTREGTPEEFLNCGTTAVLGLLGTDAITRDHISLLAKVRAFREEGISAWMLTGSYKYPIKTITGDHMKDLVLIPEVLGVGELAIADHRGSAVTASELKRLSLNIRVAGMISGKKGAIVCHMGNAPEGMAALFEATDDGTLPPTHLIPTHVSRNEKLLEEGIRWIKEKQGFIDLTANEKTAKVLSELKKELGNLDNVCVSTDGLGSLPVFDESGTLIELKSSPVDGLLKTFRELLRQGLNVEEALKPVCTTPAKALGIDRWGYGTLSKKSPASLLVFNAETLEIEVVVSSGKVKVNHL from the coding sequence ATGCTTCTGTTGAGGAACCTGCATATCTTTTCGCCAGAAAACATTGGTGTAAACCACGTCTTCATATGCAATGAACAGATATGCGAAATTTCAAAAAGCATAATTCCCGGGGGAATAGAATACGATACGATAAATTTTGATCCTGGGAAGCATTTTGCAGTTCCGGGATTTATTGATGGCCACGTTCATCTAATAGGCGGCGGTGGCGAAGGAGGTTACATTACCCGCACCCGTGAGGGAACTCCGGAAGAGTTCTTGAACTGTGGCACTACGGCTGTTCTTGGGCTGCTCGGTACAGATGCCATAACCCGGGATCACATATCCCTTCTGGCAAAGGTGAGGGCGTTCAGAGAAGAAGGCATCAGCGCATGGATGTTGACAGGTTCATATAAATACCCTATCAAAACCATCACTGGCGACCATATGAAAGATTTGGTTCTTATTCCCGAAGTGCTTGGCGTTGGAGAGTTAGCAATAGCCGATCACAGAGGAAGTGCAGTGACGGCATCAGAACTGAAACGACTTTCTCTGAATATACGGGTTGCAGGTATGATTTCAGGAAAGAAGGGGGCTATTGTCTGTCATATGGGGAATGCTCCCGAAGGCATGGCGGCGCTCTTTGAAGCGACAGATGACGGTACACTTCCTCCTACTCACCTAATTCCCACACACGTTTCGAGAAACGAAAAGCTGCTGGAAGAAGGGATAAGATGGATAAAAGAGAAGCAAGGCTTTATCGACTTAACAGCGAACGAAAAGACAGCCAAGGTTTTGAGTGAACTAAAAAAGGAGCTCGGGAATCTTGATAACGTGTGCGTCTCAACAGATGGGCTTGGAAGTTTGCCTGTATTCGATGAATCGGGAACTCTTATAGAACTGAAATCCTCTCCCGTTGATGGCCTTCTGAAAACTTTCAGGGAGCTTTTAAGACAGGGATTAAATGTGGAGGAAGCCTTGAAACCGGTTTGCACCACGCCGGCAAAAGCTCTTGGAATAGATAGATGGGGATACGGAACGCTTTCAAAAAAATCTCCAGCTTCTTTATTGGTTTTCAATGCCGAAACCCTTGAAATAGAGGTTGTTGTTTCTTCAGGAAAGGTCAAGGTAAACCACCTATAA
- a CDS encoding ASKHA domain-containing protein — MNKVKIRVLLSKGREINIEAEPGSVVLDVFKIQGIDINTPCGGQGTCGKCMIQCLPKSSFSEIQEDEVNILGERLKEGFRLACQTKVLADSTISLSESEEYLGIEVLKDRKRNPVTPFVLRKNIEIQWNGNADVLGEILEKLGGEVENKAIDFQIDIEDAMESVQVILNRDRIIKICEDDGKSGLGLAIDIGTTTVVTALVELSSGEVLDTDAFMNPQRRYGHDVISRINYACREREGLDELHDVIVNEINTALGQMLKRRNCGLEQLDQIVIAGNTTMSHIVARLPICTIGKAPYRPFTKLPVSINAKKLGFIASEHTGLYIFPSLSAYVGGDIVSGIIAASLLEEKGELYIDLGTNGEMVLNTGNELLCCSTAAGPAFEGANVECGLGNVTGAIEEVCFEAGEIKIKTIGQKTPKGICGSGLISVISNMLERKIINISGRFARFDQIPLEYRDRFDQEKKRFWLTDRIYISQKDIRNFQLAKSAVRTGIDTLLKKSGLKRPKAIRIAGGFGAHLSVMDLIKTGILPSGFDCPVVFEGNAAINGCVDLLLDQRYLEIIEKVRNSSHYIELSALKEFQDFFVKNLSF, encoded by the coding sequence ATGAATAAAGTAAAGATTAGGGTTTTGCTTAGCAAAGGACGTGAGATAAATATCGAAGCAGAACCAGGAAGCGTTGTTCTTGATGTCTTCAAAATTCAAGGCATAGATATTAATACGCCTTGTGGAGGTCAGGGGACATGCGGAAAGTGTATGATACAATGCCTTCCGAAATCCTCTTTTTCTGAAATTCAAGAGGACGAAGTAAATATTTTAGGTGAAAGGTTAAAAGAAGGTTTCAGGCTTGCCTGTCAGACGAAAGTCCTCGCGGATAGCACCATAAGTCTTTCTGAATCAGAGGAATATCTAGGAATCGAGGTTTTAAAAGATAGGAAGAGAAACCCTGTAACTCCCTTCGTGCTCAGAAAGAACATTGAGATACAGTGGAACGGAAATGCAGATGTCCTCGGAGAGATTCTTGAAAAGCTTGGCGGGGAAGTGGAGAACAAAGCCATCGATTTTCAAATAGATATCGAAGATGCAATGGAAAGTGTTCAGGTGATACTGAATAGAGACAGAATAATTAAAATCTGTGAAGATGACGGCAAAAGCGGTTTAGGACTAGCTATTGACATTGGAACCACAACAGTTGTCACAGCACTTGTTGAGCTATCATCTGGAGAGGTTCTTGACACAGACGCTTTCATGAATCCACAAAGGCGCTATGGACACGATGTGATCTCTCGCATAAACTATGCATGCAGAGAAAGAGAAGGCCTGGATGAGCTTCATGATGTTATTGTGAATGAAATAAATACCGCTCTGGGCCAAATGCTCAAAAGGAGAAACTGCGGTTTAGAACAGCTTGACCAGATTGTTATTGCGGGAAATACAACCATGAGCCATATAGTTGCCAGGCTTCCCATATGTACAATAGGCAAAGCTCCATATAGGCCTTTTACAAAACTGCCTGTATCGATTAATGCGAAGAAACTTGGGTTTATCGCATCAGAACATACAGGTTTGTATATTTTTCCTTCTCTTTCCGCTTATGTCGGTGGAGATATTGTATCCGGTATCATTGCCGCGAGTCTGCTGGAAGAAAAGGGAGAGCTCTACATAGATCTTGGAACTAACGGGGAAATGGTGCTCAATACCGGTAATGAACTTCTATGCTGTTCAACAGCGGCAGGACCGGCTTTTGAAGGAGCCAATGTTGAGTGCGGACTTGGAAATGTTACTGGCGCAATAGAAGAAGTTTGTTTTGAAGCAGGCGAAATTAAAATTAAGACCATTGGCCAGAAGACTCCAAAGGGGATATGTGGTTCAGGACTTATCTCTGTGATATCCAATATGCTTGAAAGAAAAATCATCAATATTTCAGGAAGATTTGCACGTTTTGATCAAATACCTCTGGAATACAGAGACCGTTTTGATCAGGAAAAAAAGAGGTTCTGGCTGACTGACAGAATTTACATTTCTCAAAAGGATATAAGAAATTTTCAACTTGCCAAAAGCGCTGTAAGAACGGGTATTGATACACTGTTAAAAAAATCGGGATTAAAAAGGCCAAAGGCAATTAGAATTGCAGGAGGTTTCGGAGCGCATTTATCGGTTATGGATCTTATCAAGACTGGCATTTTGCCTTCCGGATTTGACTGCCCTGTTGTTTTTGAAGGAAATGCTGCAATAAATGGTTGCGTTGACCTCCTTCTTGATCAAAGGTATTTGGAAATAATAGAGAAAGTAAGGAACAGCTCTCATTATATAGAATTATCTGCTCTAAAAGAATTTCAGGATTTTTTTGTAAAAAACCTGTCTTTTTAG
- a CDS encoding sialate O-acetylesterase codes for MSFGAFIEKGPKDWQIFQQVDGQAKIKLSGRYVEFNDADKDLEVYVRVVTENSFDTVIPWTQARTAEGKKWFCELNVPVGGLYRLETCLKPVNVRIEQAYRGDMVHHFGVGDLFVIAGQSNSAGYGKDPIYDPPELGIHILKNNGHWDLASHPLNDTTNIAHPANMEGINPGHSPYLHFARLLKKELGYPIGLIQTSLGGSSLSQWNPEEEGSLYFNMIDIINTAGGNIRGILWYQGCSDVLLELCDTYLDRFKTFVKHLRNDLDDIELPVFTVQLNRFVADPVPWANTDKGWATVRNAQRLAAKEIKDVYVVPTLNITLSDNIHNSAAGNLVIGERLAKSVLKHVYGKNYRADAPDIARAKAIGTNKLELTFSNVKGSLYTFDLPPENLPIVVEDSRGINAILSYEIDRDKIILHLERAIGNSSFVHGCHEMNPSTTPPIDSEGHLPMLSFYKVQVVFDE; via the coding sequence ATGAGCTTTGGAGCATTTATTGAAAAGGGTCCGAAAGACTGGCAAATCTTTCAGCAAGTAGATGGACAGGCTAAAATAAAACTCTCCGGTAGATATGTTGAATTCAACGACGCAGATAAAGACCTCGAGGTATATGTGAGGGTTGTAACCGAAAACAGTTTTGATACTGTGATACCCTGGACTCAGGCTCGAACTGCGGAAGGCAAAAAGTGGTTCTGCGAACTTAACGTTCCTGTTGGAGGGCTATACAGGTTAGAAACCTGTTTGAAACCGGTAAACGTCCGCATTGAACAGGCGTATCGAGGAGATATGGTTCATCACTTTGGGGTAGGAGATTTATTTGTCATCGCCGGTCAAAGCAATTCTGCGGGTTATGGCAAAGACCCCATCTATGACCCTCCGGAATTGGGTATTCACATTTTGAAAAACAATGGCCACTGGGATTTGGCCTCTCATCCGTTGAACGATACAACGAACATCGCCCATCCTGCAAACATGGAGGGAATCAATCCGGGGCATTCGCCTTATCTGCACTTTGCCAGGCTATTAAAAAAAGAGCTGGGCTATCCAATAGGTTTAATTCAAACATCCCTTGGTGGCTCCAGCTTAAGCCAATGGAACCCGGAAGAGGAAGGAAGCCTGTATTTCAATATGATTGATATTATAAACACTGCGGGTGGGAATATAAGGGGGATCCTGTGGTATCAGGGATGTTCGGACGTTCTTTTAGAACTTTGTGATACATATCTCGATAGGTTCAAAACCTTTGTGAAACATCTTAGAAACGATTTGGATGATATAGAGCTACCCGTATTTACAGTTCAGCTAAACCGTTTTGTTGCAGACCCGGTTCCTTGGGCAAATACCGATAAAGGTTGGGCCACAGTAAGAAATGCCCAGAGACTCGCTGCAAAGGAAATAAAGGATGTATATGTTGTGCCGACACTGAATATAACGCTTTCAGATAATATCCATAACAGCGCAGCCGGCAACCTCGTAATAGGAGAAAGGCTTGCAAAAAGCGTATTGAAACATGTTTATGGTAAAAACTACCGCGCCGACGCGCCTGATATTGCCAGAGCAAAAGCAATAGGAACCAATAAACTCGAGCTGACTTTCTCTAATGTAAAAGGTTCGCTGTATACTTTTGATTTGCCTCCAGAAAATCTTCCTATTGTAGTTGAAGATTCCAGAGGGATAAATGCCATTTTGAGCTATGAGATTGATAGGGATAAAATAATCCTTCATTTAGAGCGAGCAATTGGCAATAGCTCCTTTGTGCATGGTTGCCATGAAATGAATCCCTCAACAACTCCTCCTATTGATTCAGAGGGACATCTTCCAATGCTTTCTTTTTACAAAGTTCAGGTGGTGTTTGATGAATAA
- a CDS encoding ROK family protein, whose protein sequence is MKAIIALDVGGTSVKCSLVSIYGKLLTKLEIRKINSSGSKEEILDSFIKIIDELFCEAKRSGYAPAGIAGGFPGPFDYEKGISLISGVGKYEAIYGINLKTVIKERMKLPRNFPIVFEADSWAFLHGEYWTGTARNFSRVVGITLGTGLGSAFMIDGEIVQNKFGIPEYSWIGNVSYGRGILDDRVSRRGIIARYRELSKNRYEKIDVIDIASMAKRGDVTALGVFRETGEILGKALSAFLSSFKAELIVLGGGISKSSELIIPSLKNMLAEYGLFPMIRRAKNIESSAVIGAALYLVKKMGGEI, encoded by the coding sequence ATGAAAGCTATTATCGCACTGGACGTTGGTGGAACATCTGTAAAATGTTCTTTGGTCAGTATATACGGGAAGCTGTTGACAAAGTTAGAAATAAGAAAGATAAATTCCTCAGGGTCAAAGGAAGAAATTTTGGACAGCTTCATTAAAATAATCGATGAGCTGTTTTGTGAAGCAAAAAGGTCAGGATATGCACCAGCCGGGATAGCAGGTGGTTTTCCAGGACCTTTTGATTATGAAAAGGGCATTTCTTTAATCAGTGGGGTCGGAAAGTATGAAGCTATTTATGGGATTAACCTTAAAACTGTTATAAAGGAGCGGATGAAACTTCCAAGAAACTTTCCCATAGTTTTTGAAGCGGATTCCTGGGCGTTTTTGCACGGAGAATATTGGACTGGAACGGCACGTAACTTTTCAAGAGTTGTTGGAATAACACTTGGCACCGGTCTTGGTTCAGCATTTATGATAGATGGGGAAATTGTGCAAAATAAGTTCGGAATACCTGAATACAGCTGGATTGGCAATGTTTCTTATGGGAGAGGAATACTTGATGACAGGGTATCCAGAAGAGGTATAATCGCAAGATACAGGGAACTTAGTAAAAATCGATATGAAAAAATCGATGTGATTGATATAGCGTCAATGGCTAAAAGGGGTGATGTAACTGCTCTTGGAGTTTTTCGCGAGACAGGGGAAATACTCGGAAAGGCGCTTTCAGCATTTCTTAGTTCTTTTAAGGCCGAACTGATTGTTTTAGGGGGTGGAATTTCAAAGTCCTCGGAATTGATAATTCCATCTCTAAAGAATATGCTTGCAGAATATGGCTTGTTCCCGATGATAAGAAGGGCAAAGAATATAGAATCAAGCGCGGTTATAGGTGCTGCATTGTATTTGGTGAAGAAGATGGGGGGCGAAATCTAA
- a CDS encoding class I mannose-6-phosphate isomerase translates to MAKRTNSNTDQYPERLEAVNITGHNFGKEGVFIGEEEIEEILFKEINRFSCDEKNVALALDGYVFSDWESFLKIFRRCSDSLGMKFELFNADLLRKDKGELSDIYNKHLGTDPVFGKVYRKGLRYFFDEEELFKFKKKLAKRKKGKDKALLVVYGSGSALSPLRKLYDIIIFADLTREEVLRRYKSQGARFGTQSIGPKSFYYIDFPACDAHRNYLIRYADYYLDANDKNYPVMLNKKLLEGIVKDIASRPFRLKPIYEPGPWGGQWLKKVRNLPEHWVNCAWSYEVIAPEMSLYISTGETVLELPWNLFFNIAYREIMGDVPKHRFGGEFPIRFDYLDTMNGGDLSIQVHPTTTYIRRNFNEHYHQGEMYYIVDCKPNRRVNLGLLEETSLEEFRKAAERAENEGIPFDYEKFVNSVPAKKHDLFMIPPGTVHGSREGLVVLEISATTYRYTFKIYDHLRPDLSGVMRPIHIDHAFKVIKSFRRTKWVSRNLKQKPLTLRVGKEFREELIADRPEFFHEVHRVTFKGSFTDDTKGRFHVITVVEGSSIELVSGENKKMSLGYSETAIIPASTGKYMVKALDNKQCKVVKAFLKG, encoded by the coding sequence TTGGCAAAAAGAACAAACTCAAATACTGATCAATATCCTGAAAGGCTTGAAGCAGTTAATATTACAGGACATAATTTTGGAAAAGAAGGCGTATTTATTGGAGAAGAAGAAATAGAAGAAATTCTCTTCAAAGAAATAAACAGATTCTCCTGTGATGAGAAGAATGTTGCTCTTGCTCTTGATGGTTATGTCTTTTCTGACTGGGAAAGTTTTTTGAAGATTTTTAGGCGATGTTCGGACTCGTTAGGCATGAAGTTCGAGCTGTTCAATGCAGATTTGCTAAGGAAAGACAAAGGGGAACTTTCGGACATTTACAATAAGCATCTGGGCACCGACCCGGTATTTGGAAAAGTTTATAGAAAGGGTTTGAGATATTTTTTCGATGAAGAAGAGCTTTTTAAATTTAAGAAAAAGCTCGCGAAGCGTAAAAAAGGCAAAGACAAAGCTCTGTTGGTTGTATATGGCTCTGGAAGTGCATTGTCTCCGCTCAGGAAACTGTACGATATTATCATTTTCGCCGATTTAACGCGTGAAGAGGTGTTAAGACGTTACAAAAGCCAAGGAGCGCGGTTCGGGACTCAGAGCATAGGACCAAAGAGCTTCTACTATATAGATTTTCCTGCTTGTGATGCCCACCGGAATTATTTAATTCGCTACGCAGACTATTACCTTGATGCAAATGATAAAAACTATCCTGTTATGTTGAATAAAAAGCTTTTAGAAGGAATAGTTAAAGATATTGCTTCCAGGCCATTCAGGCTAAAGCCTATTTACGAACCGGGTCCCTGGGGAGGGCAATGGCTGAAAAAGGTTCGAAACCTGCCCGAACATTGGGTTAACTGTGCCTGGAGTTACGAAGTAATTGCCCCTGAAATGAGTTTATATATCTCAACTGGAGAAACTGTATTAGAGCTTCCCTGGAATCTTTTTTTCAATATTGCCTATCGGGAAATTATGGGGGATGTTCCAAAGCATCGCTTCGGTGGTGAATTTCCCATAAGGTTCGATTATCTCGACACTATGAACGGCGGGGATCTTTCTATACAGGTGCATCCCACAACGACTTATATCAGAAGGAATTTCAATGAGCATTATCATCAAGGAGAAATGTATTATATCGTTGATTGCAAGCCAAATAGAAGAGTAAATCTGGGATTGCTTGAAGAGACCAGCCTGGAAGAATTTCGCAAAGCAGCTGAAAGGGCTGAAAATGAAGGTATCCCTTTCGACTATGAAAAATTCGTGAACAGCGTTCCTGCAAAGAAACATGACCTATTTATGATTCCCCCTGGAACCGTTCATGGGTCAAGGGAGGGGCTTGTTGTTTTAGAGATAAGCGCCACAACTTATAGATATACCTTTAAGATTTATGACCATTTGAGGCCCGATTTGAGTGGCGTGATGAGGCCAATTCACATTGATCACGCTTTTAAGGTTATAAAATCTTTCAGGCGCACAAAATGGGTTTCCAGAAACCTTAAGCAGAAGCCGTTGACTTTGCGCGTGGGAAAGGAGTTCAGAGAGGAACTCATTGCAGATAGGCCAGAATTTTTCCATGAGGTTCACAGAGTTACTTTCAAAGGTAGTTTTACAGATGATACAAAGGGTAGATTTCATGTGATAACGGTTGTAGAAGGAAGCAGTATAGAGCTTGTATCTGGCGAGAACAAAAAGATGAGCCTCGGATACTCTGAAACTGCTATAATCCCAGCTTCAACCGGGAAATATATGGTGAAAGCCCTGGATAACAAACAATGTAAAGTAGTAAAAGCTTTTCTTAAAGGGTGA
- a CDS encoding ABC transporter substrate-binding protein yields MSMKKALALMLVFVMLLSTFSLARATKIKFWHMYISGPSKDIMQEIIADFNEAHKGVIEVEDLGISFWDYWDKLRVAMASRQEPDVFLNDLGNVGMRASTGILLDLRPYLEAADLSPEEIFFNGPLSMCSYEGGIYALPLETDVRLLFYNKDLFREAGLDPEKPPTTWEELWEYADRITKVDADGNYDIVGFNPLYGQSYFWMYAWGNGVSFIDENGNLVVNSPEVVKSLEEWCDMINRLGLEKLLAFGSNFGWGAADAFIAGKVGMGIQVGNMVSNIKAYAPDLDYGIAHIPWPKQKATWSNGFSLEISSRSKHKLAAVEFALYLMSDEVQLKLAGKLSSLIGNKRAAYNPELMEDPEWKMQIEALEYTKFRPFVLEAPLWYMNLQTAVEEAMYGKKTPQQALDDAQKLIEADIQKYKMTH; encoded by the coding sequence ATGAGTATGAAGAAAGCTTTGGCATTGATGCTTGTCTTCGTGATGCTTCTTTCCACTTTCTCACTGGCAAGAGCCACGAAGATAAAGTTCTGGCACATGTACATTAGTGGTCCTTCAAAGGATATCATGCAGGAAATCATCGCCGATTTCAATGAAGCTCACAAGGGGGTCATCGAGGTTGAAGACCTGGGAATCTCTTTCTGGGATTACTGGGATAAGTTAAGGGTTGCCATGGCTTCAAGGCAGGAACCCGATGTCTTCTTAAATGACCTTGGCAATGTAGGCATGAGAGCATCTACTGGAATATTGCTTGATCTCAGGCCATATCTAGAAGCTGCTGACCTTTCGCCTGAAGAGATCTTTTTCAACGGCCCTCTTTCTATGTGCTCATATGAAGGCGGAATTTACGCGTTACCGCTAGAAACAGATGTAAGGCTTCTCTTCTACAATAAAGACCTGTTCAGAGAAGCAGGGCTTGATCCTGAAAAACCACCAACAACCTGGGAAGAACTCTGGGAATACGCCGATAGGATTACAAAAGTGGACGCTGACGGTAATTATGATATAGTTGGCTTTAATCCTCTCTATGGTCAATCATATTTCTGGATGTATGCGTGGGGCAATGGAGTAAGCTTCATCGATGAAAATGGCAATTTAGTCGTTAATAGCCCTGAAGTCGTGAAGTCTCTTGAAGAATGGTGTGACATGATAAACAGGTTGGGTCTGGAAAAGCTCCTCGCTTTTGGTTCCAATTTTGGCTGGGGTGCAGCAGATGCTTTTATAGCAGGAAAAGTTGGAATGGGGATTCAGGTTGGCAATATGGTATCAAACATCAAAGCATATGCTCCGGACCTCGATTATGGCATCGCCCATATCCCATGGCCTAAACAGAAAGCAACATGGTCAAATGGATTCTCTCTTGAAATTTCATCAAGATCAAAACATAAACTTGCAGCTGTTGAATTTGCTCTTTACCTTATGAGCGATGAAGTGCAATTGAAGCTCGCCGGCAAACTTTCTTCACTTATCGGTAATAAGAGAGCTGCTTACAACCCTGAACTCATGGAAGATCCGGAATGGAAGATGCAAATTGAAGCTCTTGAATATACCAAATTCAGACCCTTTGTCCTTGAAGCGCCACTCTGGTATATGAACCTACAGACTGCGGTTGAAGAAGCTATGTACGGGAAAAAGACACCACAACAAGCGCTTGATGATGCACAGAAGCTCATTGAAGCGGATATCCAGAAATACAAAATGACACATTGA
- a CDS encoding carbohydrate ABC transporter permease, translated as MPKRRSKYFRRKTLIGYLFAAPWLLGMSLFVLGPIIATLFLSFTTYDMINPPRWIGLVNYKILFSLDPSFWKALGNTFYYMFGSVFLKVFIGLFFAILLSNALRGMRIFRTIYFLPVVLPSIPVMFLWMMMFNPKSGLINQILGFFGVEGPLWLNSPVWSKPAMILMSLWGIGGIIVIFLAGLQDIPEYLYEAAELDGANRVQKFWRITVPMLMPVIFFNIVTGLIGASQVFAESYIMTGGGPLESTTFVNLKIYLLAFKDVKMGYASAMAWVMFMILVPMTILLFKIAKKWMNY; from the coding sequence ATGCCAAAACGCAGGAGCAAATATTTTAGAAGAAAAACACTCATAGGTTATTTATTCGCAGCCCCATGGCTCTTGGGAATGTCTTTATTTGTGTTGGGGCCAATAATAGCAACATTATTCCTGAGCTTTACCACTTATGATATGATCAACCCACCAAGATGGATAGGTCTTGTCAACTATAAAATCCTCTTTTCCCTTGACCCAAGCTTCTGGAAGGCTTTGGGAAATACCTTCTATTATATGTTCGGCTCCGTGTTCTTGAAAGTTTTCATAGGGTTGTTTTTCGCTATATTGCTGAGCAATGCTCTAAGAGGAATGAGAATTTTCAGAACCATTTATTTTTTGCCTGTTGTCCTTCCGTCTATTCCTGTAATGTTTTTGTGGATGATGATGTTTAACCCAAAAAGCGGTCTCATAAACCAGATACTGGGTTTTTTCGGTGTTGAAGGGCCACTATGGCTCAATTCACCGGTATGGTCCAAGCCTGCAATGATTCTTATGAGCCTTTGGGGAATAGGTGGGATCATCGTAATTTTCCTGGCCGGGCTTCAGGATATCCCCGAATACCTCTATGAAGCTGCTGAGCTTGATGGTGCTAACAGAGTACAGAAATTTTGGAGGATAACAGTCCCAATGTTAATGCCTGTCATATTCTTCAACATTGTAACAGGGCTTATCGGAGCTTCACAGGTCTTTGCTGAATCTTACATAATGACCGGTGGTGGACCTCTTGAATCTACAACCTTTGTTAACTTAAAAATTTACCTGCTGGCTTTCAAAGACGTAAAAATGGGTTACGCCTCAGCGATGGCCTGGGTAATGTTCATGATACTCGTTCCGATGACTATTTTGCTATTCAAAATAGCGAAAAAATGGATGAATTACTGA